The Sphingomonas alpina genome has a segment encoding these proteins:
- the murI gene encoding glutamate racemase, with translation MTDARPILFFDSGVGGLSVLGPTRALLPRAPFIYVADSAGFPYGTKSEAEIAARVPALLGRLAERYRPRLIVIACNTASTIALAAVRSALDLGVVGTVPAIKPAAAISVTRAIGVLGTSATVRQPYVDDLTARFAGDCLVLRYGSAELVELAEAKLRGEATDPARYAAALQGLLGQPGGERIDTVVLACTHFPLVEAELTAAAQSLGGRAIRFVDGGAGIARRVAALTQGQEWPDDPGAGRAVFTRGGGDVDALAPALASYGLNRLEPF, from the coding sequence ATGACGGATGCGCGACCGATCCTGTTCTTCGATTCCGGCGTCGGCGGCCTGTCGGTGCTGGGCCCGACCCGCGCGCTGCTGCCCCGCGCACCGTTCATCTATGTCGCCGATTCGGCGGGATTTCCCTATGGCACCAAGAGCGAGGCGGAGATCGCGGCGCGCGTGCCCGCCCTGCTCGGGCGGCTGGCCGAACGCTATCGGCCGCGCCTGATCGTCATCGCCTGCAACACCGCCTCGACCATCGCGCTGGCAGCGGTGCGCTCCGCACTCGACTTGGGCGTCGTCGGGACGGTGCCGGCGATCAAGCCTGCGGCGGCGATCAGCGTGACGCGCGCGATCGGCGTGCTGGGCACCAGTGCGACCGTCCGCCAGCCCTATGTCGATGACCTGACCGCCCGCTTTGCCGGCGACTGCCTGGTGCTGCGGTACGGCTCGGCCGAGCTGGTCGAGCTTGCCGAGGCGAAGCTGCGCGGCGAGGCGACCGACCCGGCGCGCTATGCCGCCGCGCTGCAGGGCCTGCTCGGCCAGCCGGGCGGCGAGCGCATCGATACGGTGGTGCTGGCCTGCACGCATTTCCCGCTGGTCGAAGCCGAGCTGACCGCCGCCGCGCAGAGCCTGGGCGGGCGCGCGATCCGCTTCGTCGATGGCGGCGCGGGCATCGCGCGGCGCGTCGCGGCGCTGACGCAGGGGCAGGAATGGCCCGACGATCCCGGCGCGGGGCGTGCGGTGTTTACCCGCGGCGGCGGCGATGTCGACGCGCTGGCGCCGGCGCTGGCGAGCTATGGCCTGAACCGGCTTGAGCCCTTTTGA
- a CDS encoding flagellar basal body L-ring protein FlgH produces MKMSALISVTALAAASLSPAPADARLFGKKQPPVDFSATMPAPPPMAPAPANGSIYQASDGYAALYEGWRARRVGDPLSIVLVERTIASKSASSKLDSGGGASLTPPTTGALSLFSQTDASISGKRNFTGTGSTDQSNTLSGEVSVTVAQVFPNGTLLVKGQKRVTLNRGDEFVQIRGIVRMADIDAYNRVPSTRVADAQIAYTGKGDVARASRQGWFSRFFSVISPF; encoded by the coding sequence ATGAAGATGTCCGCTCTCATTTCCGTCACCGCACTTGCCGCCGCCAGCCTCTCGCCGGCGCCCGCCGACGCGCGCCTGTTCGGCAAGAAGCAACCGCCGGTCGATTTCTCCGCGACGATGCCGGCGCCACCTCCCATGGCGCCGGCGCCCGCGAACGGATCGATCTACCAGGCGTCGGACGGCTATGCCGCGCTGTATGAGGGCTGGCGCGCGCGTCGTGTCGGCGACCCGCTGAGCATTGTCCTGGTCGAGCGTACCATCGCCTCGAAATCGGCGAGCTCGAAGCTCGATTCGGGCGGCGGTGCCAGTCTGACGCCACCGACCACCGGCGCACTCAGCCTGTTCAGCCAGACCGATGCGTCGATCAGCGGCAAGCGCAACTTCACCGGCACCGGCAGTACCGACCAGTCCAACACCTTGTCGGGCGAAGTCAGCGTTACCGTGGCGCAGGTCTTCCCCAACGGCACGCTGTTGGTGAAGGGGCAGAAGCGCGTCACGCTCAACCGTGGCGACGAATTCGTCCAGATCCGCGGCATCGTGCGCATGGCCGATATCGACGCCTATAACCGTGTCCCGTCGACCCGCGTCGCCGATGCCCAGATCGCCTACACCGGCAAGGGCGATGTCGCCCGCGCCAGCCGCCAAGGCTGGTTCAGCCGCTTCTTCTCCGTGATCAGCCCGTTCTGA
- the dprA gene encoding DNA-processing protein DprA encodes MADSAGRDGGRDSGGAIARLRLIRTAQIGPVTYRQLLARFGDAAAAIEALPGLAARGGGRPPLIADRALAERELATAAKLGARHLFLDDPDYPALLAELDDAPPVLTLRGDMALLGRTAVAMVGARNASAAACRFARQLAYQLADQGVAVVSGLARGIDTAVHVGALEGGTIAVIAGGIDIAYPPENAALQERIAREGLLIAEQPPGTEPRARHFPYRNRIISGLSVGTVVVEAAPKSGSLITARLAGEQGREVMAVPGSPLDPRAQGCNGLIRDGAILVQSAADVLETIRPIDARMVRAPSSPFTGPPPRDASDVERRDLVSLLGPVPVAIDELIRQSGFAPAVVQMVLLELELAGRLERHAGGRVSGV; translated from the coding sequence GTGGCTGACTCTGCCGGGCGGGATGGCGGGCGAGACAGCGGCGGGGCGATTGCCCGCCTCCGGCTGATCCGCACCGCCCAGATCGGTCCCGTCACCTATCGCCAGCTGCTCGCGCGCTTCGGCGATGCCGCCGCGGCGATCGAGGCGCTGCCCGGACTTGCCGCGCGCGGTGGCGGGCGCCCGCCGCTGATCGCGGATCGCGCCCTTGCCGAACGCGAACTGGCGACCGCGGCGAAGCTCGGCGCACGGCATCTGTTCCTCGACGATCCTGACTATCCTGCCTTGCTCGCCGAGCTCGACGATGCGCCGCCGGTGCTGACGCTGCGCGGCGACATGGCGCTGCTCGGGCGCACCGCGGTCGCGATGGTCGGCGCGCGCAACGCTTCGGCCGCTGCCTGCCGCTTCGCGCGGCAGCTCGCCTATCAGCTCGCGGATCAGGGCGTCGCGGTCGTGTCGGGCCTGGCGCGCGGTATCGACACCGCGGTGCATGTCGGCGCGCTGGAGGGCGGCACGATCGCGGTGATCGCGGGCGGCATCGATATCGCTTACCCACCGGAAAACGCCGCGCTGCAGGAACGGATCGCGCGCGAAGGCCTGCTGATCGCCGAACAGCCGCCCGGCACCGAACCACGCGCGCGCCACTTTCCCTATCGCAACCGCATCATCTCCGGCCTGTCGGTCGGCACGGTGGTGGTGGAGGCAGCGCCGAAATCCGGTTCGCTGATCACCGCAAGGCTGGCGGGCGAACAGGGCCGCGAAGTGATGGCGGTACCCGGCTCTCCGCTCGATCCGCGTGCACAGGGCTGCAACGGCCTGATCCGCGACGGCGCGATCCTGGTCCAGTCCGCCGCCGACGTGCTGGAAACGATCCGCCCGATCGATGCGCGGATGGTGCGGGCTCCCAGCTCGCCCTTCACTGGCCCGCCGCCCCGGGATGCCAGCGATGTGGAGCGCCGCGACCTGGTCTCGCTGCTTGGCCCGGTGCCGGTCGCGATCGACGAACTGATCCGCCAGTCGGGCTTCGCGCCGGCGGTGGTGCAGATGGTGCTGCTCGAACTGGAACTGGCGGGGCGGCTCGAACGCCATGCCGGCGGGCGGGTGAGCGGGGTTTGA
- a CDS encoding flagellar motor protein MotB: MAARAPHGSNQPPKIIYKKIYIEGHGGHHGGAWKVAYADFVTAMMAFFLLMWLLGATNEKQRKALADYFSPTLIQMKQNSAGSNGMFGGSSITDKDNYPHKAQQTGTRSMTVPVEATGGLQVGTGEKGSMKNKMALGMEDQKNFEKMRRRVTMAMASNPKLARLGKHVRFMRTQDGMRIDLLDDADYSMFSLGTTALEPEASKLIGLIAESIGTMENPIMIRGHTDGLGYGDPLEMNNWMLSSSRAEATRRRLASGGIPEQRFNRIEGVADREPMIAANKMDPRNRRVAITLLYRAGSFGE, encoded by the coding sequence ATGGCCGCGCGTGCGCCGCATGGGTCCAATCAACCGCCCAAGATCATCTACAAGAAGATTTATATCGAGGGTCATGGCGGTCATCATGGCGGCGCCTGGAAGGTCGCCTATGCCGATTTCGTGACCGCGATGATGGCGTTCTTCTTGCTCATGTGGCTGCTCGGCGCGACCAATGAGAAGCAGCGCAAGGCGTTGGCCGATTATTTCTCGCCGACCCTGATCCAGATGAAGCAGAACAGCGCCGGTTCGAACGGCATGTTCGGCGGCTCATCGATCACCGACAAGGACAATTACCCGCACAAGGCGCAGCAGACGGGCACGCGGTCGATGACCGTACCGGTCGAAGCCACCGGTGGGCTGCAGGTCGGCACCGGCGAGAAGGGGTCGATGAAGAACAAGATGGCCCTCGGCATGGAGGACCAGAAGAATTTCGAGAAGATGCGCCGGCGCGTGACGATGGCAATGGCGTCCAATCCGAAGCTCGCCAGGCTCGGCAAGCATGTCCGTTTCATGCGCACTCAGGACGGGATGCGCATCGACCTGCTCGACGACGCCGATTATTCGATGTTCTCGCTCGGCACCACGGCGCTCGAGCCCGAAGCATCGAAGCTGATCGGCCTGATCGCGGAATCGATCGGGACGATGGAAAACCCGATCATGATCCGCGGCCATACCGATGGCCTTGGCTATGGCGACCCGCTGGAGATGAACAACTGGATGCTGTCGTCGAGCCGCGCAGAAGCGACGCGCCGCCGGCTCGCCTCAGGGGGCATCCCCGAACAGCGCTTCAACCGTATCGAGGGCGTCGCCGACCGCGAGCCGATGATCGCCGCCAACAAGATGGACCCGCGCAACCGCCGCGTCGCGATTACGCTGCTCTATCGGGCCGGCAGCTTCGGGGAATAA
- a CDS encoding DUF695 domain-containing protein gives MRNADDWSIATGMVDGNRTIIRVLSQLPEPDERVERPLLIHVTWAYGETPTGMPDAATLDMIETFEETIFASIDQQDWATEVAAITGNGAKQWRFYTDDGDNFVAQFSTALADHPVYPIELEGIPDPEWQGLRELQPG, from the coding sequence ATGCGCAATGCAGACGACTGGTCGATCGCCACCGGCATGGTCGATGGCAACCGCACCATCATCCGGGTCCTGTCGCAACTGCCCGAACCCGACGAGCGCGTCGAGCGCCCGCTGCTGATCCACGTCACCTGGGCGTATGGCGAAACGCCGACCGGCATGCCCGACGCCGCGACGCTCGACATGATCGAGACGTTCGAGGAGACGATCTTCGCCTCGATCGACCAGCAGGACTGGGCGACCGAAGTGGCCGCGATCACCGGCAACGGTGCAAAGCAATGGCGCTTCTACACCGATGATGGTGACAATTTCGTCGCGCAATTCAGCACCGCGCTGGCGGATCATCCGGTCTATCCGATTGAACTCGAAGGCATTCCCGATCCGGAATGGCAGGGCCTGCGCGAGCTCCAGCCCGGCTGA
- the hemA gene encoding 5-aminolevulinate synthase, which translates to MEADGTSLRGVDYSRIFTQAIDRLHVEGRYRVFIDILRNKGAYPNARCFAGHNGPKPITVWCSNDYLAMGQHPAVIAAMEEALHDVGAGSGGTRNIGGNTHYHVDLEGELADLHGKEGALLFTSGYVSNEATLATLAKILPGCIIFSDEMNHASMIAGIRNSGCEKHVFRHNDLEHLEELLAAVDPAAPKLIAFESVYSMEGDVAPIAAICDLADKYSALTYLDEVHAVGMYGARGGGISERDGVADRLTIIEGTLGKAFGVMGGYITADQTIIDVIRSYAPGFIFTTSLSPVLVSGALASVRHLKASGVEREGQQAAATMLKAMFAEAGLPVMNSTTHIVPLMVGDPVKAKKISDILLAEYGVYVQPINYPTVPRGTERLRFTPGPAHDEAMMRELTQALVEIWSRLELRKAA; encoded by the coding sequence ATGGAAGCGGACGGAACGTCGCTGCGGGGAGTCGACTACTCGCGCATCTTCACCCAGGCGATTGATCGCCTGCACGTCGAAGGGCGCTATCGCGTCTTCATCGACATCCTGCGCAACAAGGGCGCCTATCCCAACGCACGCTGCTTCGCCGGCCATAACGGGCCGAAGCCGATCACCGTGTGGTGCTCCAACGACTATCTCGCCATGGGCCAGCATCCAGCGGTGATCGCAGCGATGGAAGAGGCGCTGCACGATGTCGGCGCCGGCTCCGGCGGCACGCGCAATATCGGCGGCAACACGCATTACCATGTCGACCTGGAAGGCGAGCTCGCCGACCTGCACGGCAAGGAAGGCGCGCTGCTGTTCACCAGCGGCTATGTCTCGAACGAAGCGACGCTCGCGACGCTGGCCAAGATCCTGCCCGGCTGCATCATCTTCTCCGACGAGATGAACCATGCCTCGATGATCGCGGGGATCCGCAATTCGGGCTGCGAGAAGCATGTCTTCCGCCACAATGATCTCGAGCATCTCGAAGAGCTGCTCGCCGCGGTCGATCCGGCCGCGCCGAAGCTGATCGCGTTCGAGAGCGTCTATTCGATGGAGGGCGATGTCGCGCCGATCGCCGCGATCTGCGACCTGGCCGACAAGTACAGCGCACTGACCTATCTCGACGAGGTCCATGCGGTCGGCATGTATGGCGCACGCGGCGGCGGCATTTCGGAGCGCGACGGGGTCGCTGACCGGCTGACCATCATCGAGGGCACGCTGGGCAAGGCGTTCGGCGTGATGGGCGGCTATATCACTGCCGATCAGACGATCATCGACGTGATCCGCAGCTATGCGCCGGGCTTCATCTTCACCACCTCGCTGTCGCCGGTGCTGGTGTCCGGCGCGCTGGCCAGCGTGCGCCACCTGAAGGCATCGGGTGTCGAGCGCGAAGGCCAGCAGGCGGCCGCGACGATGCTCAAGGCGATGTTCGCCGAGGCGGGGCTGCCGGTGATGAATTCGACCACGCATATCGTGCCGCTGATGGTCGGCGACCCGGTCAAGGCCAAGAAGATCAGCGACATATTGCTCGCCGAATACGGCGTCTATGTTCAGCCGATCAATTATCCGACCGTGCCGCGCGGCACCGAGCGGCTGCGCTTCACCCCCGGCCCCGCGCATGACGAAGCGATGATGCGCGAACTGACCCAGGCGCTGGTCGAGATCTGGAGCCGGCTGGAGTTGCGTAAGGCAGCGTGA
- the flgL gene encoding flagellar hook-associated protein FlgL: MQISTSQLYDRSTSLMAKLSQKADRLQTQISTETKILAPSDDALGYRRLETLKVGKADDAAYSSNIGLAQSLLEQSDTTLGAVETQLQRAQELAIQAGSGTLSDENRKVLAGQVRALISDMVGLANTKDVRGQPLFGAATGDSAVSVASDGTVSFVGTGEPSAIPIGDGNNVQATDSAARVFGGIPTSGGGTTDIFAMLGSFADSLEGGSNPAATAAATDGLKAALSQVTQARGSVGARGARMDLEASRLKDVGATREIARSAIEDTDITAAITELQKTMTVLSATQASFSKLSSLSLFNYLS, from the coding sequence ATGCAGATCAGCACCAGCCAGCTCTATGATCGCTCGACCAGCTTGATGGCGAAGCTGTCGCAAAAGGCCGACAGGCTGCAGACGCAGATTTCGACCGAAACCAAGATTCTCGCTCCTTCCGACGACGCACTTGGCTATCGCCGGCTTGAGACGCTCAAGGTCGGCAAGGCCGACGATGCCGCCTATTCCTCCAATATCGGCCTGGCGCAGAGCTTGCTCGAGCAATCCGACACCACGCTCGGGGCGGTCGAGACCCAGCTGCAGCGAGCGCAGGAGCTGGCGATCCAGGCCGGGAGCGGCACATTGTCCGACGAGAACCGCAAGGTCTTGGCGGGGCAGGTGCGGGCGCTGATCAGCGACATGGTCGGCCTCGCCAATACCAAGGATGTGCGCGGCCAGCCTTTGTTCGGCGCCGCGACCGGCGATAGCGCGGTGTCGGTCGCGAGCGACGGCACGGTCAGTTTCGTCGGCACCGGCGAACCATCGGCAATCCCGATCGGCGACGGCAACAATGTCCAGGCGACCGACAGTGCGGCGCGCGTCTTCGGCGGCATTCCGACCAGCGGTGGCGGCACGACCGACATCTTCGCGATGCTCGGCAGTTTCGCCGATTCGCTGGAAGGCGGCAGCAATCCGGCCGCAACGGCGGCGGCCACCGACGGGCTGAAAGCAGCCCTGTCGCAGGTCACCCAGGCACGCGGATCGGTCGGTGCGCGCGGTGCGCGAATGGATCTCGAAGCGTCGCGGCTGAAAGATGTCGGCGCGACTCGCGAGATCGCCCGTTCGGCGATCGAGGATACCGACATCACCGCGGCGATCACCGAGCTGCAGAAGACGATGACCGTCCTGTCCGCGACCCAGGCGAGCTTTTCGAAACTCAGTTCGCTGTCGCTGTTCAATTATTTGAGCTGA
- the flgK gene encoding flagellar hook-associated protein FlgK, which produces MSDMLGIGASGVRAYQSALTTVSENIANAATPGYTRRSTSLNEITIAGGSITTRGINDGAGVLVSGINRAADMFRAADVRSSSADLSRTETGIAWLDRIESALTGNQLGDRLTSFFNSAKAVAGDPSATTPRTAMLESATSAATAFAATGKALDSISADLDATAEGAAQNLDQLGAALAKVNDGIGRATPGTAGAAQLADQRDQLLEQMSALSDVSVALDPAGRATVRLGGSAGPVFVAGNQAGHVSYARNDDGTVAFALHRDGTTVPLSPQGGVMAGVADGAQRIADARNQVNAIASQFVAGVNTVQSQGRDLDGTAGTAMFAVGTTPTDITVTLTDPRGIAAAAPGGGPRNNANLTNLDALRTSGGFEAKTSALVAGNAATLAGRRTVAEAQSSIRDGALAARDAVSGVSIDSEAVDLMRFQQAYQASARVIQVARETLQSILSIQ; this is translated from the coding sequence ATGAGCGACATGCTCGGCATCGGCGCCAGCGGGGTGCGCGCCTATCAAAGCGCGCTGACCACCGTGTCCGAAAACATCGCCAATGCCGCGACGCCCGGTTACACGCGGCGTAGCACGTCGCTCAACGAAATCACCATTGCCGGCGGCAGCATCACCACGCGCGGCATCAATGACGGCGCCGGCGTGCTGGTGTCGGGCATCAACCGTGCCGCCGACATGTTCCGCGCCGCCGATGTGCGATCGTCCAGCGCCGATCTCTCGCGTACCGAAACCGGCATCGCCTGGCTCGACCGGATCGAAAGCGCGCTGACCGGCAACCAGCTGGGCGACCGGCTGACCAGCTTCTTCAATTCGGCCAAGGCAGTTGCCGGTGATCCGTCGGCGACCACGCCGCGCACCGCGATGCTCGAATCCGCGACCTCGGCCGCAACGGCCTTTGCCGCGACCGGCAAGGCGCTCGATTCGATCAGCGCAGACCTCGATGCGACCGCCGAAGGCGCGGCGCAGAATCTCGATCAGCTCGGTGCGGCGCTCGCCAAGGTCAATGACGGGATCGGCCGCGCCACGCCCGGTACCGCAGGAGCAGCGCAGCTCGCCGATCAACGTGATCAGCTGCTCGAACAGATGAGTGCGCTCAGCGATGTCTCCGTCGCGCTCGACCCGGCGGGCCGCGCGACCGTGCGACTTGGTGGTTCGGCCGGGCCGGTGTTCGTCGCCGGCAACCAGGCCGGCCATGTCAGCTATGCCCGCAACGACGACGGCACGGTGGCCTTTGCGCTGCACCGTGACGGCACCACCGTCCCGCTTTCGCCGCAGGGTGGCGTGATGGCCGGCGTCGCCGATGGCGCGCAGCGCATCGCCGACGCGCGCAACCAGGTCAATGCCATCGCCAGCCAGTTCGTCGCCGGCGTCAACACTGTGCAGTCGCAGGGCCGCGATCTCGACGGCACTGCCGGCACAGCGATGTTCGCGGTCGGCACGACGCCGACGGATATTACCGTTACCCTGACCGATCCGCGCGGCATCGCTGCGGCGGCACCTGGTGGCGGTCCGCGCAACAACGCCAACCTCACCAATCTCGATGCATTGCGCACCTCGGGCGGGTTCGAGGCGAAAACATCGGCGCTGGTCGCAGGCAATGCCGCCACGCTCGCCGGCCGCCGCACCGTGGCGGAGGCGCAATCCTCGATCCGCGACGGCGCGCTTGCGGCGCGCGATGCGGTGTCGGGCGTCAGTATCGACAGCGAGGCGGTCGATCTGATGCGCTTCCAGCAGGCCTATCAGGCGTCGGCTCGAGTCATCCAGGTTGCGCGCGAGACGCTGCAATCGATCCTCAGTATTCAGTGA
- the flgG gene encoding flagellar basal-body rod protein FlgG, with translation MTSAAMHIARTGLDAQDMRMRVISNNLANVNTTGYKRDRAAFETLAYQTVTTPGTASTSETKYAVGLNLGTGVRIQGTARIDTQGAMQTTGNALDMALDGDGYFQVQLPGGTLGYTRAGNFSRSPEGLMVTSEGYQVMPGITIPEGATSITVGTDGTVSATVPGQTEASQIGQIQIATFPNGAGLLAQGDNYLTETAASGAVNLGVAGLDGRGNIRQGMLEASNVNVVEELVDMIETQRAYEVNSKMISATDDMLKYVNQNL, from the coding sequence ATGACCAGCGCAGCCATGCACATCGCCCGCACCGGGCTCGACGCCCAGGACATGCGGATGCGCGTGATCTCGAACAACCTCGCGAACGTGAACACCACGGGGTACAAGCGTGACCGCGCGGCGTTCGAAACGCTTGCCTATCAGACCGTCACCACTCCCGGTACGGCGAGCACGTCCGAAACCAAATATGCCGTCGGCCTCAATCTCGGCACCGGCGTGCGCATCCAGGGCACGGCGCGGATCGACACCCAGGGCGCGATGCAGACCACCGGCAATGCGCTCGACATGGCGCTCGACGGCGATGGCTATTTTCAGGTCCAGTTGCCCGGCGGCACGCTCGGCTATACCCGCGCGGGCAATTTCTCGCGCTCGCCCGAGGGGCTGATGGTCACCTCCGAGGGCTATCAGGTGATGCCCGGCATCACCATTCCCGAAGGCGCGACCTCGATCACCGTCGGCACCGATGGCACCGTTTCGGCGACCGTTCCCGGCCAGACCGAAGCGAGCCAGATCGGTCAGATCCAGATTGCGACCTTCCCCAATGGCGCCGGCCTGCTCGCACAGGGCGACAATTACCTCACCGAAACCGCGGCGAGTGGCGCGGTCAATCTCGGCGTTGCCGGGCTCGATGGTCGCGGCAATATCCGCCAGGGCATGCTTGAAGCATCGAACGTCAATGTCGTCGAGGAACTGGTCGACATGATCGAGACGCAGCGCGCGTACGAGGTCAATTCGAAAATGATCTCCGCGACCGACGACATGTTGAAATATGTTAACCAAAATCTGTGA
- a CDS encoding rod-binding protein: MSTPINLGGVATPAVPTNGISLDTSRLSSRANLEKAGKQFESVFTGMMLKSMRQAHLASELFESKGLDTFREMQDQKIAQSMADHAPLGIGKAMVDFLAKSQADAEKTAAAQNAAINGTKVP, encoded by the coding sequence GTGAGCACGCCGATCAACCTTGGCGGCGTTGCAACGCCTGCAGTCCCGACCAATGGCATCAGCCTGGACACGAGCCGGCTGTCATCGCGCGCCAATCTGGAAAAGGCCGGCAAGCAGTTCGAATCGGTGTTCACCGGTATGATGCTGAAATCGATGCGTCAGGCACATCTCGCGAGCGAGCTATTCGAGAGCAAGGGCCTCGACACGTTTCGCGAGATGCAGGACCAGAAGATCGCTCAGTCGATGGCCGATCATGCGCCGCTCGGTATCGGCAAGGCGATGGTCGATTTCCTCGCCAAGTCGCAAGCTGACGCTGAAAAGACCGCTGCCGCGCAGAACGCCGCAATCAACGGGACGAAGGTGCCATGA
- the plsY gene encoding glycerol-3-phosphate 1-O-acyltransferase PlsY, whose product MAPAGAMVLGYLLGSIPFGVILTRLAGAGDLRTIGSGNIGATNVLRTGRKGLAAATLLLDGAKGWAAVLLCEHLFPGTGVVAAAAAFLGHLYPVWLKFRGGKGVATMMGILLALHWPSALVYAGIWLGLLAILRISSLAGMTAAVSAPVSVALFSQFDLVLLLLALALLVLWKHRANIDRLLAGTEPRIGSKSG is encoded by the coding sequence ATGGCGCCGGCGGGCGCGATGGTGCTGGGCTATCTGCTCGGGTCGATCCCGTTCGGGGTGATCCTGACGCGGCTGGCCGGGGCCGGCGATCTGCGCACCATCGGGTCGGGCAATATCGGCGCGACCAATGTGCTGCGTACCGGGCGCAAGGGGCTCGCGGCGGCGACCTTGCTGCTCGACGGCGCCAAGGGCTGGGCCGCGGTGCTGCTGTGCGAACATCTCTTCCCCGGCACTGGCGTGGTCGCCGCGGCGGCGGCGTTTCTCGGACATCTCTACCCGGTCTGGCTCAAATTCCGCGGCGGCAAGGGCGTCGCGACGATGATGGGCATCCTGCTCGCGCTGCACTGGCCGAGCGCCCTGGTCTATGCCGGCATCTGGCTCGGCCTGCTCGCCATACTGCGCATCTCCTCGCTTGCCGGCATGACCGCGGCGGTCAGCGCGCCGGTCAGCGTGGCGCTCTTCTCGCAATTCGACCTGGTGCTGCTGCTGCTCGCGCTCGCCCTGCTGGTGCTGTGGAAACACCGCGCCAATATCGACCGGCTGCTCGCCGGGACTGAGCCGCGCATCGGCAGCAAGAGTGGCTGA
- the motA gene encoding flagellar motor stator protein MotA, with amino-acid sequence MFPVIGLVVLLVMIFGGFAITGGALGPVMEAIPHEMLIIGGAAVGALIIGNSGKELKALGSSFSKIFKGPKYKKQDYLDTIFLVSKLMKMLRTEGPIALEPHVEDPKSSAIFAEYPRLLADHTLVNLIADTLRLVVVSSGTLDVHAVEEVMDNMIKTHHHEVQGPQGTLASLADALPALGIVAAVLGVVKTMGSIDKPPAILGAMIGSALVGTFMGVLLAYGIVSPLANRLQQVIDADGAIYHVVKQIIIASLHGHPQPLVIEAARSGIAHSNQPGFAEVFDGLRGR; translated from the coding sequence ATGTTTCCGGTAATCGGCCTCGTCGTCCTTCTGGTGATGATCTTCGGCGGCTTCGCGATCACCGGCGGGGCGCTCGGCCCGGTCATGGAAGCGATCCCGCACGAAATGCTCATCATCGGCGGCGCCGCGGTCGGCGCGCTGATCATCGGCAATTCGGGCAAGGAATTGAAGGCGCTGGGCAGCAGCTTCAGCAAGATCTTCAAGGGTCCGAAATACAAGAAACAGGATTATCTCGACACCATCTTCCTGGTGTCGAAGCTGATGAAGATGCTCCGCACGGAAGGGCCGATCGCGCTCGAACCGCATGTCGAGGATCCGAAATCATCGGCGATCTTCGCCGAATATCCCCGCCTGCTCGCTGATCATACCCTGGTCAACCTGATCGCCGACACGCTGCGCCTGGTCGTGGTGTCGTCGGGCACGCTCGATGTGCATGCGGTCGAGGAGGTCATGGACAACATGATCAAGACGCATCACCACGAGGTGCAGGGGCCGCAGGGCACGCTGGCCAGCCTGGCCGACGCCTTGCCTGCACTGGGCATCGTCGCGGCGGTGCTGGGCGTGGTGAAGACGATGGGCTCGATCGACAAGCCGCCGGCGATTCTCGGTGCGATGATCGGCTCGGCGCTGGTCGGCACCTTCATGGGCGTGCTGCTCGCCTACGGCATCGTCTCGCCGCTCGCCAACCGGCTGCAGCAGGTGATCGACGCCGATGGCGCGATCTATCATGTGGTGAAGCAGATCATCATCGCGTCGCTTCACGGCCACCCGCAGCCGCTGGTGATCGAAGCGGCACGCTCGGGCATCGCGCACAGCAATCAGCCCGGCTTTGCCGAAGTGTTCGACGGCCTGAGGGGTAGGTAA